Proteins encoded within one genomic window of Triticum aestivum cultivar Chinese Spring chromosome 2D, IWGSC CS RefSeq v2.1, whole genome shotgun sequence:
- the LOC123054346 gene encoding uncharacterized protein isoform X1 — protein sequence MAAPPGILEVRCAGCGETLEVEHGLTEFACPDCGMAQSLPPELMPPRPRRALPLPGRGAPYAAPAPPAAPARVTCGGCGSVLSVPHGPGRFACPLCGVELASFPLAAIPVVVSPTAVPISSPRPMNASEQVQQPSSQSARAGMVQKPIHSELTHSQQYKHFFGEESFNSFRAEPRTQIDAARTLLIEPPNPSVCRDESHTEPVQGTLARPGKRTQIDAARTLQNELPIASIHREESHTEPVQGNIARSGKRTYRFVFGPKSWQEGNVQKEQPNQVVHASQAQVMPTESSVHTNQAAGRFPDDPIPIHSKQITEHVDVPSATEHGQMRSQHQVVHERQAGENPIDTVHMEQEKVDSACKPSSENRKSAENTKGNHKRKNSNLINVHASQAQVMPTESLVHINQADGGFPDDTIPKHGKQRTEHVAVPSAIEHEQVRSRHQVDHEQQEGENPSDGVHMEQEKVDSVCKPSNKNIKSTKNTKGNRKRKNKSLMNSSNERPQLRRSKRLSKGSSPDLIDVEPIQKLDASPHQNHSEAPQIESSIAGQTLSPEIGWALPNPGSSSSHEHEIPQKSFNGIDQLDGSDEEVHSSPSDGQNQYMDGQVAEAACSGKNHSEQVRLKPRSKNFAEHGRPINLAASCSRLAALLPVPASATLPTISSLSSPEKLPPQCSSPITPHNQPRAVIYSQDAQCDDMLSGSLSKSSKKRKGRGPSLLVEPREEADRPVLTPSGTDNWSVHPPFPKKVATTISLLIKQNYPGTCISVDDEGRSCEVVVHYWHQCPPDVRVTVLDEFLKRYKWAPGHEEECQKIFERKAVRQLVNLFCYEKQRVREELAAKKFKGSSAVGRANGELEKGDDREDSEERQGDGSVVSIDHDDPLNWKPFVPDWMQPAWWEMLCDHWAQDEFMKVSYQKRKNRSAGGHPSGAAGSQIIAMHQHPKDTTSRHAEEARDPLLGPHPVQEQAGSSKHGRYQGTPVASKKAQTDSLSKSSPDFLSRQGQQPRFTQEQVQLMINQALQGLNETWEKKFLSLEQNMRSVPSARAVPVGAKRSAVAVARDKRCQISRQDTFDSAEGEEDPDDGEEQDDVRWS from the exons ATGGCGGCGCCGCCGGGGATCCTCGAGGTGCGATGCGCGGGGTGCGGCGAGACCCTGGAGGTGGAGCATGGCCTCACGGAGTTCGCCTGCCCCGACTGCGGCATGGCCCAGTCGCTCCCGCCGGAGCTCATGCCGCCCCGCCCTCGCCGCGCGCTCCCGCTCCCCGGACGAGGCGCCCCCTACGCCGCGCCCGCCCCGCCCGCCGCGCCCGCTCGGGTCACGTGTGGCGGATGCGGATCCGTGCTCAGCGTGCCGCACGGCCCCGGGCGATTCGCCTGCCCGCTCTGCGGCGTCGAGCTCGCGTCCTTCCCCCTCGCCGCAATTCCGGTCGTGGTCTCGCCCACAGCCGTCCCAATCTCCTCCCCCCGGCCAATGAATGCCTCAGAG CAGGTGCAGCAGCCTTCGAGTCAATCAGCTCGTGCAGGCATGGTTCAAAAGCCCATTCATTCAGAGCTGACACATAGTCAACAATACAAGCATTTTTTTGGAGAGGAGTCCTTCAACTCATTTCGAGCTGAACCAAGAACACAGATTGATGCAGCAAGGACGCTACTAATTGAGCCTCCTAATCCTTCAGTCTGTAGGGATGAGTCACATACTGAACCTGTCCAAGGAACTCTTGCCAGGCCTGGCAAGAGGACACAAATTGATGCAGCAAGGACACTACAAAATGAGCTTCCTATTGCTTCAATCCACagggaggagtcacatactgaacCTGTCCAAGGAAATATTGCCAGGTCTGGCAAGAGGACATATAGATTTGTATTTGGTCCAAAATCGTGGCAGGAAGGAAATGTCCAGAAAGAGCAGCCTAACCAGGTTGTCCATGCATCACAGGCTCAAGTTATGCCCACAGAGTCTTCAGTTCATACAAACCAGGCAGCAGGAAGGTTTCCTGATGACCCAATTCCGATTCATAGCAAGCAGATAACTGAACATGTGGATGTCCCTAGTGCTACCGAGCATGGGCAGATGCGTTCTCAGCATCAAGTTGTCCATGAACGGCAGGCAGGTGAAAATCCTATTGACACAGTCCACATGGAGCAGGAAAAGGTGGACTCTGCTTGCAAGCCATCAAGCGAAAATAGGAAGAGCGCCGAAAATACTAAAGGAAATCATAAGAGGAAAAACAGTAATTTGATAAATGTCCACGCATCACAGGCACAAGTAATGCCCACTGAGTCTTTGGTTCATATAAACCAGGCAGACGGAGGGTTTCCTGATGACACAATTCCAAAGCACGGCAAGCAGAGAACTGAACATGTGGCTGTCCCTAGTGCTATCGAGCATGAGCAGGTACGTTCTCGGCATCAAGTTGACCATGAGCAGCAGGAAGGTGAAAATCCTAGTGACGGAGTCCACATGGAGCAGGAAAAGGTGGACTCTGTCTGCAAGCCATCAAACAAAAATATAAAGAGCACCAAAAATACTAAAGGAAATCGTAAGAGGAAAAACAAGAGTTTGATGAATTCTTCTAATGAGCGGCCTCAGCTTAGGCGCAGTAAACGCCTGTCAAAGGGATCATCACCAGACCTTATTGATGTTGAGCCTATCCAGAAGTTAGATGCTTCCCCCCATCAAAATCATTCAGAAGCTCCACAGATTGAGAGTAGCATAGCTGGTCAAACACTCTCTCCAGAGATTGGGTGGGCACTTCCTAATCCTGGTTCTAGTTCATCGCATGAGCATGAGATTCCCCAAAAAAGCTTTAATGGGATTGACCAGCTTGATGGAAGTGATGAGGAAGTACATTCAAGTCCATCAGATGGTCAAAATCAGTATATGGATGGACAAGTGGCAGAAGCAGCTTGCAGTGGCAAGAACCACTCGGAGCAGGTGCGACTCAAGCCTCGCAGCAAGAATTTTGCAGAGCATGGCAGGCCGATAAACTTGGCTGCTTCATGCAGCCGCCTTGCTGCCTTGTTGCCTGTTCCAGCTTCCGCTACTTTGCCCACTATTTCCTCGCTTTCTTCACCTGAAA AGCTACCACCTCAGTGCAGCAGTCCAATAACACCGCATAACCAACCACGAGCAGTTATATATTCCCAG GATGCACAGTGTGATGATATGCTATCAGGATCTCTTAGCAAGTCATCGAAAAAGCGCAAGGGGCGTGGCCCTTCATTGCTAGTGGAACCACGCGAAGAAGCTGATAGGCCTGTGTTGACGCCCAGTGGTACAGA CAACTGGAGTGTCCACCCGCCGTTTCCTAAGAAGGTAGCAACTACCATCTCCCTTCTTATCAAGCAGAACTATCCTGGGACCTGTATTTCAGTGGATGACGAGGGAAGATCCTGTGAGGTTGTGGTTCACTATTGGCACCAATGCCCTCCAGATGTACGGGTTACCGTGTTGGATGAATTCCTT AAACGCTACAAGTGGGCCCCTGGCCACGAAGAGGAATGCCAGAAGATCTTTGAGCGAAAAGCAGTTAGACAGTTAGTTAACCTCTTTTGCTATGAGAAGCAAAGGGTTAGAGAGGAGTTGGCAGCAAAGAAGTTCAAAGGATCTTCGGCGGTTGGTAGGGCCAATGGAGAATTAGAAAAAGGAGACGATAGAGAAGATTCAGAGGAACGACAGGGAGATGGGTCCGTTGTGTCGATCGACCATGATGATCCACTGAATTGGAAACCGTTTGTCCCTGATTGGATGCAACCAGCATGGTGGGAAATGTTGTGTGACCATTGGGCCCAAGACGAATTTATGAAGGTTTCGTACCAAAAAAGGAAGAATCGGAGTGCAGGAGGCCACCCCTCTGGTGCTGCAGGCTCACAAATCATAGCAATGCATCAGCACCCTAAG GATACCACATCCCGGCATGCTGAGGAGGCCAGAGATCCTCTGCTAGGCCCCCATCCTGTGCAAGAGCAGGCGGGGAGCTCGAAGCATGGGAGGTACCAAGGTACTCCTGTTGCCAGCAAGAAGGCCCAGACTGATTCATTGTCAAAATCCTCCCCAGATTTCTTGAGCAGACAGGGACAACAGCCAAGATTCACACAGGAGCAGGTGCAGCTTATGATTAACCAAGCTCTACAAGGACTGAATGAAACTTGGGAGAAGAAGTTTCTGTCCTTGGAGCAAAACATGCGCAGCGTACCCTCGGCACGTGCTGTTCCTGTC GGTGCTAAGAGATCAGCGGTGGCTGTTGCAAGGGACAAGCGATGTCAAATTTCACGGCAG GACACATTCGATTCGGCGGAGGGAGAGGAAGATCCAGACGACGGCGAGGAGCAGGATGATGTGCGTTGGAGTTAG
- the LOC123054346 gene encoding uncharacterized protein isoform X3, with amino-acid sequence MAAPPGILEVRCAGCGETLEVEHGLTEFACPDCGMAQSLPPELMPPRPRRALPLPGRGAPYAAPAPPAAPARVTCGGCGSVLSVPHGPGRFACPLCGVELASFPLAAIPVVVSPTAVPISSPRPMNASEQVQQPSSQSARAGMVQKPIHSELTHSQQYKHFFGEESFNSFRAEPRTQIDAARTLLIEPPNPSVCRDESHTEPVQGTLARPGKRTQIDAARTLQNELPIASIHREESHTEPVQGNIARSGKRTYRFVFGPKSWQEGNVQKEQPNQVVHASQAQVMPTESSVHTNQAAGRFPDDPIPIHSKQITEHVDVPSATEHGQMRSQHQVVHERQAGENPIDTVHMEQEKVDSACKPSSENRKSAENTKGNHKRKNSNLINVHASQAQVMPTESLVHINQADGGFPDDTIPKHGKQRTEHVAVPSAIEHEQVRSRHQVDHEQQEGENPSDGVHMEQEKVDSVCKPSNKNIKSTKNTKGNRKRKNKSLMNSSNERPQLRRSKRLSKGSSPDLIDVEPIQKLDASPHQNHSEAPQIESSIAGQTLSPEIGWALPNPGSSSSHEHEIPQKSFNGIDQLDGSDEEVHSSPSDGQNQYMDGQVAEAACSGKNHSEQVRLKPRSKNFAEHGRPINLAASCSRLAALLPVPASATLPTISSLSSPEKLPPQCSSPITPHNQPRAVIYSQCDDMLSGSLSKSSKKRKGRGPSLLVEPREEADRPVLTPSGTDNWSVHPPFPKKVATTISLLIKQNYPGTCISVDDEGRSCEVVVHYWHQCPPDVRVTVLDEFLKRYKWAPGHEEECQKIFERKAVRQLVNLFCYEKQRVREELAAKKFKGSSAVGRANGELEKGDDREDSEERQGDGSVVSIDHDDPLNWKPFVPDWMQPAWWEMLCDHWAQDEFMKVSYQKRKNRSAGGHPSGAAGSQIIAMHQHPKDTTSRHAEEARDPLLGPHPVQEQAGSSKHGRYQGTPVASKKAQTDSLSKSSPDFLSRQGQQPRFTQEQVQLMINQALQGLNETWEKKFLSLEQNMRSVPSARAVPVGAKRSAVAVARDKRCQISRQDTFDSAEGEEDPDDGEEQDDVRWS; translated from the exons ATGGCGGCGCCGCCGGGGATCCTCGAGGTGCGATGCGCGGGGTGCGGCGAGACCCTGGAGGTGGAGCATGGCCTCACGGAGTTCGCCTGCCCCGACTGCGGCATGGCCCAGTCGCTCCCGCCGGAGCTCATGCCGCCCCGCCCTCGCCGCGCGCTCCCGCTCCCCGGACGAGGCGCCCCCTACGCCGCGCCCGCCCCGCCCGCCGCGCCCGCTCGGGTCACGTGTGGCGGATGCGGATCCGTGCTCAGCGTGCCGCACGGCCCCGGGCGATTCGCCTGCCCGCTCTGCGGCGTCGAGCTCGCGTCCTTCCCCCTCGCCGCAATTCCGGTCGTGGTCTCGCCCACAGCCGTCCCAATCTCCTCCCCCCGGCCAATGAATGCCTCAGAG CAGGTGCAGCAGCCTTCGAGTCAATCAGCTCGTGCAGGCATGGTTCAAAAGCCCATTCATTCAGAGCTGACACATAGTCAACAATACAAGCATTTTTTTGGAGAGGAGTCCTTCAACTCATTTCGAGCTGAACCAAGAACACAGATTGATGCAGCAAGGACGCTACTAATTGAGCCTCCTAATCCTTCAGTCTGTAGGGATGAGTCACATACTGAACCTGTCCAAGGAACTCTTGCCAGGCCTGGCAAGAGGACACAAATTGATGCAGCAAGGACACTACAAAATGAGCTTCCTATTGCTTCAATCCACagggaggagtcacatactgaacCTGTCCAAGGAAATATTGCCAGGTCTGGCAAGAGGACATATAGATTTGTATTTGGTCCAAAATCGTGGCAGGAAGGAAATGTCCAGAAAGAGCAGCCTAACCAGGTTGTCCATGCATCACAGGCTCAAGTTATGCCCACAGAGTCTTCAGTTCATACAAACCAGGCAGCAGGAAGGTTTCCTGATGACCCAATTCCGATTCATAGCAAGCAGATAACTGAACATGTGGATGTCCCTAGTGCTACCGAGCATGGGCAGATGCGTTCTCAGCATCAAGTTGTCCATGAACGGCAGGCAGGTGAAAATCCTATTGACACAGTCCACATGGAGCAGGAAAAGGTGGACTCTGCTTGCAAGCCATCAAGCGAAAATAGGAAGAGCGCCGAAAATACTAAAGGAAATCATAAGAGGAAAAACAGTAATTTGATAAATGTCCACGCATCACAGGCACAAGTAATGCCCACTGAGTCTTTGGTTCATATAAACCAGGCAGACGGAGGGTTTCCTGATGACACAATTCCAAAGCACGGCAAGCAGAGAACTGAACATGTGGCTGTCCCTAGTGCTATCGAGCATGAGCAGGTACGTTCTCGGCATCAAGTTGACCATGAGCAGCAGGAAGGTGAAAATCCTAGTGACGGAGTCCACATGGAGCAGGAAAAGGTGGACTCTGTCTGCAAGCCATCAAACAAAAATATAAAGAGCACCAAAAATACTAAAGGAAATCGTAAGAGGAAAAACAAGAGTTTGATGAATTCTTCTAATGAGCGGCCTCAGCTTAGGCGCAGTAAACGCCTGTCAAAGGGATCATCACCAGACCTTATTGATGTTGAGCCTATCCAGAAGTTAGATGCTTCCCCCCATCAAAATCATTCAGAAGCTCCACAGATTGAGAGTAGCATAGCTGGTCAAACACTCTCTCCAGAGATTGGGTGGGCACTTCCTAATCCTGGTTCTAGTTCATCGCATGAGCATGAGATTCCCCAAAAAAGCTTTAATGGGATTGACCAGCTTGATGGAAGTGATGAGGAAGTACATTCAAGTCCATCAGATGGTCAAAATCAGTATATGGATGGACAAGTGGCAGAAGCAGCTTGCAGTGGCAAGAACCACTCGGAGCAGGTGCGACTCAAGCCTCGCAGCAAGAATTTTGCAGAGCATGGCAGGCCGATAAACTTGGCTGCTTCATGCAGCCGCCTTGCTGCCTTGTTGCCTGTTCCAGCTTCCGCTACTTTGCCCACTATTTCCTCGCTTTCTTCACCTGAAA AGCTACCACCTCAGTGCAGCAGTCCAATAACACCGCATAACCAACCACGAGCAGTTATATATTCCCAG TGTGATGATATGCTATCAGGATCTCTTAGCAAGTCATCGAAAAAGCGCAAGGGGCGTGGCCCTTCATTGCTAGTGGAACCACGCGAAGAAGCTGATAGGCCTGTGTTGACGCCCAGTGGTACAGA CAACTGGAGTGTCCACCCGCCGTTTCCTAAGAAGGTAGCAACTACCATCTCCCTTCTTATCAAGCAGAACTATCCTGGGACCTGTATTTCAGTGGATGACGAGGGAAGATCCTGTGAGGTTGTGGTTCACTATTGGCACCAATGCCCTCCAGATGTACGGGTTACCGTGTTGGATGAATTCCTT AAACGCTACAAGTGGGCCCCTGGCCACGAAGAGGAATGCCAGAAGATCTTTGAGCGAAAAGCAGTTAGACAGTTAGTTAACCTCTTTTGCTATGAGAAGCAAAGGGTTAGAGAGGAGTTGGCAGCAAAGAAGTTCAAAGGATCTTCGGCGGTTGGTAGGGCCAATGGAGAATTAGAAAAAGGAGACGATAGAGAAGATTCAGAGGAACGACAGGGAGATGGGTCCGTTGTGTCGATCGACCATGATGATCCACTGAATTGGAAACCGTTTGTCCCTGATTGGATGCAACCAGCATGGTGGGAAATGTTGTGTGACCATTGGGCCCAAGACGAATTTATGAAGGTTTCGTACCAAAAAAGGAAGAATCGGAGTGCAGGAGGCCACCCCTCTGGTGCTGCAGGCTCACAAATCATAGCAATGCATCAGCACCCTAAG GATACCACATCCCGGCATGCTGAGGAGGCCAGAGATCCTCTGCTAGGCCCCCATCCTGTGCAAGAGCAGGCGGGGAGCTCGAAGCATGGGAGGTACCAAGGTACTCCTGTTGCCAGCAAGAAGGCCCAGACTGATTCATTGTCAAAATCCTCCCCAGATTTCTTGAGCAGACAGGGACAACAGCCAAGATTCACACAGGAGCAGGTGCAGCTTATGATTAACCAAGCTCTACAAGGACTGAATGAAACTTGGGAGAAGAAGTTTCTGTCCTTGGAGCAAAACATGCGCAGCGTACCCTCGGCACGTGCTGTTCCTGTC GGTGCTAAGAGATCAGCGGTGGCTGTTGCAAGGGACAAGCGATGTCAAATTTCACGGCAG GACACATTCGATTCGGCGGAGGGAGAGGAAGATCCAGACGACGGCGAGGAGCAGGATGATGTGCGTTGGAGTTAG
- the LOC123054346 gene encoding uncharacterized protein isoform X2 — protein sequence MAAPPGILEVRCAGCGETLEVEHGLTEFACPDCGMAQSLPPELMPPRPRRALPLPGRGAPYAAPAPPAAPARVTCGGCGSVLSVPHGPGRFACPLCGVELASFPLAAIPVVVSPTAVPISSPRPMNASEVQQPSSQSARAGMVQKPIHSELTHSQQYKHFFGEESFNSFRAEPRTQIDAARTLLIEPPNPSVCRDESHTEPVQGTLARPGKRTQIDAARTLQNELPIASIHREESHTEPVQGNIARSGKRTYRFVFGPKSWQEGNVQKEQPNQVVHASQAQVMPTESSVHTNQAAGRFPDDPIPIHSKQITEHVDVPSATEHGQMRSQHQVVHERQAGENPIDTVHMEQEKVDSACKPSSENRKSAENTKGNHKRKNSNLINVHASQAQVMPTESLVHINQADGGFPDDTIPKHGKQRTEHVAVPSAIEHEQVRSRHQVDHEQQEGENPSDGVHMEQEKVDSVCKPSNKNIKSTKNTKGNRKRKNKSLMNSSNERPQLRRSKRLSKGSSPDLIDVEPIQKLDASPHQNHSEAPQIESSIAGQTLSPEIGWALPNPGSSSSHEHEIPQKSFNGIDQLDGSDEEVHSSPSDGQNQYMDGQVAEAACSGKNHSEQVRLKPRSKNFAEHGRPINLAASCSRLAALLPVPASATLPTISSLSSPEKLPPQCSSPITPHNQPRAVIYSQDAQCDDMLSGSLSKSSKKRKGRGPSLLVEPREEADRPVLTPSGTDNWSVHPPFPKKVATTISLLIKQNYPGTCISVDDEGRSCEVVVHYWHQCPPDVRVTVLDEFLKRYKWAPGHEEECQKIFERKAVRQLVNLFCYEKQRVREELAAKKFKGSSAVGRANGELEKGDDREDSEERQGDGSVVSIDHDDPLNWKPFVPDWMQPAWWEMLCDHWAQDEFMKVSYQKRKNRSAGGHPSGAAGSQIIAMHQHPKDTTSRHAEEARDPLLGPHPVQEQAGSSKHGRYQGTPVASKKAQTDSLSKSSPDFLSRQGQQPRFTQEQVQLMINQALQGLNETWEKKFLSLEQNMRSVPSARAVPVGAKRSAVAVARDKRCQISRQDTFDSAEGEEDPDDGEEQDDVRWS from the exons ATGGCGGCGCCGCCGGGGATCCTCGAGGTGCGATGCGCGGGGTGCGGCGAGACCCTGGAGGTGGAGCATGGCCTCACGGAGTTCGCCTGCCCCGACTGCGGCATGGCCCAGTCGCTCCCGCCGGAGCTCATGCCGCCCCGCCCTCGCCGCGCGCTCCCGCTCCCCGGACGAGGCGCCCCCTACGCCGCGCCCGCCCCGCCCGCCGCGCCCGCTCGGGTCACGTGTGGCGGATGCGGATCCGTGCTCAGCGTGCCGCACGGCCCCGGGCGATTCGCCTGCCCGCTCTGCGGCGTCGAGCTCGCGTCCTTCCCCCTCGCCGCAATTCCGGTCGTGGTCTCGCCCACAGCCGTCCCAATCTCCTCCCCCCGGCCAATGAATGCCTCAGAG GTGCAGCAGCCTTCGAGTCAATCAGCTCGTGCAGGCATGGTTCAAAAGCCCATTCATTCAGAGCTGACACATAGTCAACAATACAAGCATTTTTTTGGAGAGGAGTCCTTCAACTCATTTCGAGCTGAACCAAGAACACAGATTGATGCAGCAAGGACGCTACTAATTGAGCCTCCTAATCCTTCAGTCTGTAGGGATGAGTCACATACTGAACCTGTCCAAGGAACTCTTGCCAGGCCTGGCAAGAGGACACAAATTGATGCAGCAAGGACACTACAAAATGAGCTTCCTATTGCTTCAATCCACagggaggagtcacatactgaacCTGTCCAAGGAAATATTGCCAGGTCTGGCAAGAGGACATATAGATTTGTATTTGGTCCAAAATCGTGGCAGGAAGGAAATGTCCAGAAAGAGCAGCCTAACCAGGTTGTCCATGCATCACAGGCTCAAGTTATGCCCACAGAGTCTTCAGTTCATACAAACCAGGCAGCAGGAAGGTTTCCTGATGACCCAATTCCGATTCATAGCAAGCAGATAACTGAACATGTGGATGTCCCTAGTGCTACCGAGCATGGGCAGATGCGTTCTCAGCATCAAGTTGTCCATGAACGGCAGGCAGGTGAAAATCCTATTGACACAGTCCACATGGAGCAGGAAAAGGTGGACTCTGCTTGCAAGCCATCAAGCGAAAATAGGAAGAGCGCCGAAAATACTAAAGGAAATCATAAGAGGAAAAACAGTAATTTGATAAATGTCCACGCATCACAGGCACAAGTAATGCCCACTGAGTCTTTGGTTCATATAAACCAGGCAGACGGAGGGTTTCCTGATGACACAATTCCAAAGCACGGCAAGCAGAGAACTGAACATGTGGCTGTCCCTAGTGCTATCGAGCATGAGCAGGTACGTTCTCGGCATCAAGTTGACCATGAGCAGCAGGAAGGTGAAAATCCTAGTGACGGAGTCCACATGGAGCAGGAAAAGGTGGACTCTGTCTGCAAGCCATCAAACAAAAATATAAAGAGCACCAAAAATACTAAAGGAAATCGTAAGAGGAAAAACAAGAGTTTGATGAATTCTTCTAATGAGCGGCCTCAGCTTAGGCGCAGTAAACGCCTGTCAAAGGGATCATCACCAGACCTTATTGATGTTGAGCCTATCCAGAAGTTAGATGCTTCCCCCCATCAAAATCATTCAGAAGCTCCACAGATTGAGAGTAGCATAGCTGGTCAAACACTCTCTCCAGAGATTGGGTGGGCACTTCCTAATCCTGGTTCTAGTTCATCGCATGAGCATGAGATTCCCCAAAAAAGCTTTAATGGGATTGACCAGCTTGATGGAAGTGATGAGGAAGTACATTCAAGTCCATCAGATGGTCAAAATCAGTATATGGATGGACAAGTGGCAGAAGCAGCTTGCAGTGGCAAGAACCACTCGGAGCAGGTGCGACTCAAGCCTCGCAGCAAGAATTTTGCAGAGCATGGCAGGCCGATAAACTTGGCTGCTTCATGCAGCCGCCTTGCTGCCTTGTTGCCTGTTCCAGCTTCCGCTACTTTGCCCACTATTTCCTCGCTTTCTTCACCTGAAA AGCTACCACCTCAGTGCAGCAGTCCAATAACACCGCATAACCAACCACGAGCAGTTATATATTCCCAG GATGCACAGTGTGATGATATGCTATCAGGATCTCTTAGCAAGTCATCGAAAAAGCGCAAGGGGCGTGGCCCTTCATTGCTAGTGGAACCACGCGAAGAAGCTGATAGGCCTGTGTTGACGCCCAGTGGTACAGA CAACTGGAGTGTCCACCCGCCGTTTCCTAAGAAGGTAGCAACTACCATCTCCCTTCTTATCAAGCAGAACTATCCTGGGACCTGTATTTCAGTGGATGACGAGGGAAGATCCTGTGAGGTTGTGGTTCACTATTGGCACCAATGCCCTCCAGATGTACGGGTTACCGTGTTGGATGAATTCCTT AAACGCTACAAGTGGGCCCCTGGCCACGAAGAGGAATGCCAGAAGATCTTTGAGCGAAAAGCAGTTAGACAGTTAGTTAACCTCTTTTGCTATGAGAAGCAAAGGGTTAGAGAGGAGTTGGCAGCAAAGAAGTTCAAAGGATCTTCGGCGGTTGGTAGGGCCAATGGAGAATTAGAAAAAGGAGACGATAGAGAAGATTCAGAGGAACGACAGGGAGATGGGTCCGTTGTGTCGATCGACCATGATGATCCACTGAATTGGAAACCGTTTGTCCCTGATTGGATGCAACCAGCATGGTGGGAAATGTTGTGTGACCATTGGGCCCAAGACGAATTTATGAAGGTTTCGTACCAAAAAAGGAAGAATCGGAGTGCAGGAGGCCACCCCTCTGGTGCTGCAGGCTCACAAATCATAGCAATGCATCAGCACCCTAAG GATACCACATCCCGGCATGCTGAGGAGGCCAGAGATCCTCTGCTAGGCCCCCATCCTGTGCAAGAGCAGGCGGGGAGCTCGAAGCATGGGAGGTACCAAGGTACTCCTGTTGCCAGCAAGAAGGCCCAGACTGATTCATTGTCAAAATCCTCCCCAGATTTCTTGAGCAGACAGGGACAACAGCCAAGATTCACACAGGAGCAGGTGCAGCTTATGATTAACCAAGCTCTACAAGGACTGAATGAAACTTGGGAGAAGAAGTTTCTGTCCTTGGAGCAAAACATGCGCAGCGTACCCTCGGCACGTGCTGTTCCTGTC GGTGCTAAGAGATCAGCGGTGGCTGTTGCAAGGGACAAGCGATGTCAAATTTCACGGCAG GACACATTCGATTCGGCGGAGGGAGAGGAAGATCCAGACGACGGCGAGGAGCAGGATGATGTGCGTTGGAGTTAG